A segment of the Helicobacteraceae bacterium genome:
AGGCGCCGATTTTAGCGCCAGCTTGATTTAAGTCTCTACCGCCGTTTTTCGCTTTTTCGGCGATCTGCTTTTTAATCGAGGGGTTGCGGGCTAAAAAGATTTGGCGCGACATATTCGTCGCTTTTGCGTTCGGCGGCAAGCCGCCGCCTTTATCGAGCGCGCGCCGTTAAACCCCGCCCGCCGTTTAAAAAAAAGCGCTTTAACGAAACTCGCGTTTCAAAACGCCGTTAAGAGGGCAGAAACGCGCGGGCTGCGCGGATAACTAGTCGCCCAAAAGACCTTTCGCGGACAAAAGCTGTTCCAAATCGCAGTTTCCAAGATCGCAAGCGGCGGCGGCGTCTTTCGCCGCCTTATTCGTCTCGCCCGTTTCGATATACGCGCGAGCGCGATACTGGTAGGCGTAGTCAAAGTTCGGATCGATCGCGATCGCCCGCGTGAAATCGGCGATCGAGGCGTTGTATTCGCCCAAAGCGAAGCGGGCTACGCCTCTGCTTTTGAACGCCGAAGCGTTTTTTGGATCGATCTTTACTACGACGTCGTTGTCGGCGATCGAGGCGTTGTATTCGCCTATATAGTAATATGCGTTAGCGCGGTTCAAATAGGCGTTGAGGTGTTTGGGATCCGTTTCGATCGCCAGCGAATAGCTCTCGATCGCCTTCGCGTAATCGCCGCGATCGAAGGCTTTTGATCCCTCCTTAAACCATTCGTCCGCGCTTTGAGCGGATAAAAAAGAACAGAGCGCGGCGGCGTATATAAGCGATCTCATCTAAATCGTCTCGGAATGCGCGGGTTGATCGTCCGCATAATCGACGGTTAGTTTTTTGATCATATCCGCTTCCGCATCGGCGATCAGCTTCGCGCCGTCGATATTTTTGTCGCCCGAAGCGACGCCGAAAATGGCTGTCGCTTTAAATTTGGAGCTATTAAACTCAAACTCCTTGTTATTGATTGCGTCCGCGATTTTTCTCGCGATTATCCTAAGCGCCTCGCGATTGTCGTTGCGCGACAGAGCCGCCAAGCGATTTGATCCGATTCTATACAGCGTATCGTCGATAGCGCTCCCTCTGCGCATAATCTCGCCAATTTGTTTCAAAACGCTATCCGACGCGGCTAAATAGAGCGCGTCGTCGTCGCAATGAAGTCGCGCGCCTATTACAATCAAACCAAACGGTCCCTTGTCGTCTAAATCCTCTAGCAACGCTCTGCGGTTATACAAGCCCGTCGCTTCGTCGATTGTTAGGGGCGGCAGAAGTTTGGAGTGCGTCAGGCGCATATGATTGGCGAAATCGTCAAACTCGGTAACTCCCATCGGCTCTATCCGAGCGGCTTTGCGCGTTCCAAGACGATACGAGAATCTAGCCACCATATCAAGCGGACGAACGATACTTTCGGTTAGCAATCTCGCCGTTCTGGCGCTTCTTAGGCAAAACAGCAGATAAAAGAGCAAAACGGAAGCGGTTATGATAACGGAGATATAGGTCAAGTTTCTATACAGCTCGGCGCCGACGGCGTCTATCTCGGCGATCGGCGCGCCGTAAACCAACCTCAGAGGCGTTCCGTCTATATCCGTTTCGATCAGCTCGAATCCGTTTTGAGTTTCTCCGGAAAAGTATCTTGTTTCGTCGAAGCCGCCCGCCGTCGCGCCATACAAGATCGCTTTGTTTTGCGTGTCCGCGATAAACGTGAAACCGTTTTTCGGCGCGGAAATGTTACGTAAAGCTCCGTCGAACAGCTTCTCGTTGGACAACTCGAAACCCGCGACGCCAATCGGACGGGAAGCCGCGAAAACCGGCGCGGCGATCTTCAAGCCGCCGTTAATGGAAAGCCGCCACTGCTTGCGAGGGTTTTTGCGAACGCTCTCGTATAAGGATTCCTTAGAGGTGGAGTTAATATCGATCGACGAAATCGGAGGGTATGTCAAAACAAACGGGTCTTCAAGATAAACGAATCCGCTTGAAACGGGTATAGCGTTTGTCCGCGCCTCTAAAAGCGGCAGAAGCAGCAGCAGTCTGCCGGCTTTTTTACGCGCGTCTTGGTTTAACTCGTTTGGCGTGTAAAAGGTAAAAGGTTTTTTTTGCTCGTTTTTATACAGATCGCCGTCTTTATAAAAAGTCGCGTTGTAGCTAAAACGATCCGAATAGGTAAAAATCTCGTTAGCCTGCGCGGAGAGGGCGAGCGCGTCTTCGCCGATCAGAGCGATCTTCTCGCGCAACGTTTCAGCCGTAATCGACGTAATGGCGCGCGCCGTTTTGTCGAAAGCGTCGCGGTAACGCTCTTCATGCGTAACCGCTTGAGCGCCTATGAGCAAAAAAAGCGCGATAAGCGGAATGCAAACGCACAGAAACTGCCAAACGATCAAACGCTTTGTAAACGAAGTGATTTTTGAACCGATCGTATTCATCGCGAAAGTTTAAACCAAAAAACCTAAAAGACTAAGGCGTTTTTAGCTAAAACCCCGCCTCTATTCTTGTTTAAACGAGGCTTTATATGGCAAAAAAGGCGTTGATTTCCGTAAGCGACAAGAGCGGCGCGGCGGCTTTCGCCGAGGCGCTAGTCGCAAACGGCTACGACATTATCAGCACGGGCGGCACGTTAAAGGCGCTGCTCGCAAGCGGTATAAAGGCGATCGAAGCGGGCGATCTGACGGGATACGGCGAGCTTTTTGGCGGGCGCGTTAAAACCCTGCACCCGATCATTCACGGCGGTATTCTCTTTCGGCGCGACGACGAGGCGGATCGCCTTCAAGCGGCGCAAAAGGCGCTCGAGCCTATCGATCTCGTCTGCGTAAATCTCTACCCGTTCAAGGAGACGATCGACCGCACCGACGATTTTGACGAGATTATCGAAAATATCGATATTGGCGGTCCCGCGCTGATTCGATCCGCCGCTAAAAACTTCAAATCGGTAATCGTCGTTACCGATCCGAGCGATTACGAAGCGGTAGCGGCGGCGATCGCGAATAAAAAGGACGATTACGAATTTCGCGCCGCTCTGATGATCAAAGCCTACGAGCGCGTCGCTTGGTATGACGCGGTCATATCGGGCTATATGAGCGCGCGCTTTGGCAAAACTCCAAACTACGCGGCGATCGGCGGAACGCTTGTTTCCCCGCTTCGCTACGGCGAAAATCCGCACCAAAAGGGCTTTTTGTATCAATTCGACGATTTTTACTCGCGCGATTTCAAGGTTTTGCAGGGCGAGGCGAGCTTCAACAACCTAACCGATATAAGCGCCGCGATCAAGATCGCCCGCGCCTTCGACGAGAGCGCTATCTGTATCGTTAAACACGGCAACCCGTGCGGCTTTAGCCTGCGCGAGGACCTCTGCGAAGCGTGGGACGAGGCGTTGCGTTGCGACAGCCTCTCGGCGTTTGGCGGGGTCGTCGCGATCAACGGCGGGATCGACAAACGGCTCGCCGAAAAAATAAGTCGAATGTTTATCGAGGCGATCGCCGCCCCTAGTTTCAGCGACGACGCGCTAAAGGTCTTCGCCGCGAAAAAGCGGCTCAAACTCTTCAAAGTCGGAAGCGGCGATCGGCTGCCCAATCTGCGCGATAAGACGGATTTCAAGCATATTTTGGGCGGTTTCGTCTTGCAAGATTGCGACGAGGCAAGCGTAGCCGAGATCAACGCGGCAAAGGTCGTAACGCGAGTAAAGCCGAGCGAGGCGCAAAAAGCCGATCTGCGCGTAGCGTGGATTATCGCCGCCCTGACAAAGTCCAACTGCGTGGCTTATGTCAAGGATCGGACGCTTGTCGCGATCGGAATGGGTATGACAAGCCGCGTCGATACCGCGATCGCCGCGCTAAGAAAAGCCGAGGCGACGAAATGCGACGTTAACGGATCGGCGATGGCGAGCGAGGCGTTTTTTCCGTTTCGAGACTCGATCGACGCGGCAAGCGCGGGCGGCGCGGCGGCGATCGCGCAACCGGGCGGTAGCGCGCGCGATCAAGAGGTAATCGACGCGGCGAACGAACATAATATAGCCATGATCTTTACGGGCGTTCGACACTTCTTGCATTAGACAATCGCGGCGGCTGCGAACAAACATAATATCGTCATGATCTTTACGGGCGCGCCGCTTTTTGCGTTAAACAATCGCGATGGCGATCTTTTAGCGATCGGTTTTATGGATTCCCGCCTTCCTACGCGATTACGGGCGGTAAACCGCCCTATCGCTTCGCTGCGGGAATGACGAGAGGTTTGCGTTTGTTTTTATTGAATTTCCGCCTTCGCTGGTATAACGACAAGATTAAACTGCGATCTGGCGAAATTGCGCGAGATGGATACCCGCCTTCCTTCGCGATTACGAGCGGTAAACCCGCCCTATCGCTCCGCGCGGGTATGACAAAGAGGGTTGTCATTCCCGCACTCCCTTACGTCATTCCCGCGAAGGCGGGAATCCATCTTTTAATGATCGTAGTTATGGATTCCCGCTTGCCTCCGCGATTACGGGCGGTAAACCGCCCTATCGCTCTTTGCGGGAATGACGAGAATGGTTTTCCGTCTTCCTGCGCGCCTTGCGCTCATGTCAAAGCGGGGGCTTCGCGAGAGACAATGCGCGCAATCGCGAGGCGATCGACGCGGCGAACAAACATAATATCGCCATGATCTTTACGGGCGCGCCGCTTTTTGCGTTAGACGATCACGGCGGCGGCGATCTTTTAGCGCCAAAACGCGATTGATTTAACACGCGCTAATAGCTTTTACCGCCGCTTAAAACTCTATATCGTCGGCTATGCCGCCTCCGCGTTCCGCCGCAAACTTAGCCTCATACTCTTTTTGCTTTTCTTGTTGATATTCGATAAACTCTTTCGTCTCCATAAAATCTTCGCTCGATTTTGGCATATACCGCATCGCGACGGATTGAAAATCTCCAAGCCCTATGCCGAAATTATCCAAAATCCACTGCGCGCCGTCCAAGCCGTAGGCGTAAGCGGCGTTTCTCGCGCCGCATAACTCCTCGTAAAAATAGCGATCGGTTTTTATGCGTTCCAGATTCGCTTTGCCTTCAGGCGAAATATTTGCCTCGAGGCTTAGCAGTTTCGGGTTGGTAACGCCCGCGGCAAAATACTGTCCGTAAAGCGCTATGACTTTGGGGTCCTCCCCCATTCTCTGTATCCAAAGCGTATTTATCTCGTCCCATACAGCCTTGTCGATTCCCATCGCTTTGAACACGTTTTCTTCGCTCGTTCCGCCCGCTATTTTAATGACCATTTGAGTGTAATCCTCAAACGAAACGCCGTGTATCGGCTCTAAATTTTCAGCCACTTTTGTCTCCTTTGTTAAGTTTAAAGTCTAAAGCCGATAACATGGTTGAAAATAAACATAACGCCCCTTAATCCGCGCCATGCAATTTTGAACGCCATTCGTCCGCAACTTGAGTCCAATGTTGAGTTTGGTTTGTCTGTTCAAGATACATTTTCTCATTATGCTCTTTAAACTCCGGCAACATGCCGTTCATCTCGTCGCAAACGGCGCGCAGATACTTTTTGTAAAAATCGCTCGAGCGTTTGAGAGCCAAATCTCTTTCAGCGTCAATCGCCTCTATCTGCGTTTTTACCGCCGCTTTATCTTTGTCGCTTTTATGAATGGCGCTAAGTTTTAACTCATGCGCTTTATGATACAGATCGCGTTCGTTTTGTTTTTCGTTTTCGCTCGCTTTAAGCAGATGTTCGCAACGTTTGGCGGCAAGGTCTTTGGCGAGGAATTGTATGTTCCGCGCTTCGGAACCCGGTTCAAAGTTGTTTTGCGCGCCGCACGCGGGGCAGGCGATGTGAACGTTGATGAAAAATATGCGATCTATTGGCAACGAATGTCCGCATTGCGAACAGAGAAATTTATCTTTAGTTTTATTAAAAGCGTCTATTACTCTATTATATTCCTCTTCTAAATCCGCTTTTTCGATATTTCTCAAATTTCTTTCCATATTTAGCAGTAATTCTTCAAGCTCGTCATAACGCTCGCGGCAGGTATTTCTAAACTCGTATAGCGTTTCAAATAGCGGATTAGACATAGCAATCTTGTCTTTTAGATAGTAATAATAGTCTATAACCTCGCTTTCTAGCGCGTCGTGCGCTTTTGACCTAATAGCGTTAATCTGTCCGCATACGCCTAATAACGCTTTGTTATACAGCCTTTTGTTTGGATCGTCGTCTGATTTTCGGATATTGGTTAGCTCTTTGAGCGACGGCTCGTATAGCTCTTTTGCCCTTACGCTTAACCTGTCTATAAACGAAGCCCATCTTGATTGCTTTTGGGCTATTTGAGCTTTTAAATCGTCATACACCTTGGGAGTTGTCCTCCGCCTTAATATATATGCCGTCGGTTAAAACCGCGTCTAAAAATTTGTATCCGCAATACGCGCAGCGCGTTAATCCGTCTTGCTTGGCGCGCGGAGCGCCGCAGTTTGGGCAAAGTTTTGCCTCCGCTTGCGCCCTTTTTATCTCTTCCTCGTTGTAATTTTTTTGTTTTGCGGAGAGATTGATCATGTTTTGCAGAAAATTAACGCTTTTATTTGCCATGTTAAGCGTTAAACTCTGATAGTAAATCCGCCTTTTTGGCTTTATATTCGCCCTCGTCTATTAAGCCGTTTTCAAATAGCTCTTTTAACTTTTTTAGTTTAGCGCCTATGTCGCTTTTATTCTCTTCGCGCGTTTGATTTGTTATGAGGCTAAGCGCGGCGGCTTGAACGATAGCGTCGTTTAACGCGTTTCCTTTTTCGCCTATAGCTTTGGCTTTTTGAAATTCGCCAAATCGTCGTATATCGTTTGTCATATTCATGTTGGTTAAAGAGTCTATATGTCTTAATACTTCGTCGGGTAGCGTAACCGACGTGATAACAAATTGCGTAAGAGCTAACCCAATCTTCGCAAAATAGGGAGCTATAAGCGGTTCTATCTTTTTGCCTAAATTGGTAACATTGGCGGCTATATCCATTACCGGTATTTTTTGCTCGCTTACAATTTCGCCAAATTTTGGAACGATAAAATCTCTTAACTGCGCCTGCAGTTCAAAAATGCCGACCGTCTTGTAAGTTCCCGCGTATTGCTTAAAAAAAGCGCCGGATCTTCTATGTAAATATCAAAACTGCCAAACGCTCTTATCCGAACGTTTCCAAACTCCAAATCTCGTATTAGTATAGGGGCTGGCGTTCCCCATTTATTATTGATAAACGGGTGGGTATTGAAGAAATAAATATCCGCTTTATATGGACTTTCAAAGCCGTATTTCCAACCTTTTAATTTGCTAAAAATCGGGATATTCGCCGTCTTTAGCGTATGCAAACCGCTTTGAAAAACGTCGGCTAACCGCCCTTCGTTTATCAGGAGCGCCCGCTGGCTCTCCCGCACGGTTAATTTCGCGCCGTTTTGTATCTCGCAGCCGTTATCCTCAAACTTCCACATTAAAAGATTCGGATTGGGCGTTACGCATTCGATAATCTCTATAAGCGCCATGCCGCTACGCCCTTTTTGTCTAAGTCTGACAAATTTTATGCGAAACGGGCTTAAACCATTGATCGGCGATAATCGGACGGCAAGGGTCTAAACCGCGCCGCAGTTTATTTATTTTGCGTTTGTTCCTCGATCGTAGGCGGTAAAAACTCTCCGTTTTCTCCAAACGCGGGCGCGTTCTCGCCAAAATCCTCGATCGACAGATCGCGCATAAGATTAAACGCGGCGTTTGTCGGATCGATCCTAGGCGCGCCCGGCTTAATCTGAATCGTCGAATAGATTTTGCCCTTAACAAACGTTCCGTCGTCTTTTAGCGTAACCTCTAATATGGGGGACAAAGCGCGAAAGCCGCTTAAATTCATCATCTCCCAAGTGGCAAAATTGCCCAGCGAATAGGCGATCAAACGGCTTTTATAAATCTCCAGACCTCGCGGCACATGCGGTCCGCTGCCAATGACGAGATCGGCTCCGGCGTCGATTGCCGCGCGGGAGAAAGCTATCAGATCGCCGCGGTTTTCGCCCGAATGAAACTCGCTTCCTTGGATCACATGGATTTTATCGCCGCCCTCCGCGCCGCCATGAAAGAACGCTATCGCCAGATCGGCGCTTTGCTTCTCTTCGGCGACGAGTTTTCGCGTAAGATTTAGATCGTTTATGTCGTGTTGATACCGCGAATTTGGCGCGAAGCCTATTATGGAGATATTCAGATCGTTTACGACTAGGCGCGCTATATCGCCGATTGAACCCGTGTGCGATATGTTTTGCTCGTCTAAAGCTAGACGCGAGTTTTTAGCGCCGAGCGCTCCAAAATCGTTATTATGGTTATTGGCGAGATTCATCGCGTCGAATCCGGCTTCTTTTAGCCGCGCGGCGTAACGCGTCGGCGTTCTGAAGGTAAAGCATCTCGGCGCCTCTCGTTTGCATTTGTCGCTCTTGCCGCCATCGGTCAGCGCGCTTTCAAGATTGCCGATCGTTATGTCCGCCGATCGCAAAATCGACGCGACTTGCTCGAATATGCCTCTGCCGTCGTCGGGCGGGAGCGCGGATTCGTCCGGATAGTCCGTTCCAAGCATAATATCGCCTACGGCGGCTATAACGATCGTTTTTGCCGGCGCGCTTACCTTCGGATCGACTTTCATCGTCGCGCCGCACGCGCTAAGGATAGCCGCTAAAGCAAGCGTCAAGAACGCTTTGGTAATACGCATAAAAAGTTAGTCCAGATCGACAATCGTAATGCGCCGTTGCGGCGCGGGGACGATCTGCTTATCCGGAGGCGTCAAGCCGTTTTCGTTGACGTTTGCCAAACGCGCTTTGAGATTGTCGATCTCTTTTTGCATTTGCGCGATCCGCCGTTTGAGCTTCAAAGCTATATCCACGCCGGCAAGATTGACTCCCATATCTCGCGTCAAACTTAGAACAAACCTGATCTCGTCAATGTCTCTTTGCGAATATAGTCGCACTTTGCCGCCCGATCGCCCGGGCAAAATCAATCCTTCGCGCTCGTATTGACGAAGCGTTTGCGGATGGACTTCCAACGCTCTCGCCACAACGCTGATCATATAAACCGGTTCTTCGTAACTATGCATTTTCTACTCCGGTAGTTTTTCTTGCATTATCTTCAAAAGCGACGAATCTAGTTGATCGGCGTTTGGAATCAACGCCTGCGCGATCAAATACAGATCGCCTCTAGCCCCGCTTTTTCGATTGATCGCTCCAGCCTCGCGCACGCGAAATTTCTGACCGCCTTTCGTTCCCGCCGGAATCTTGAGCGAAACCTCGCGATCGAGCGTTTTAACGCCGATCTTGCCGCCAAAAATCGCAGTTTTGAGCGGGACGTAGATAGTTTTTGTTAGATCGTCGCCGTTACGAGTATATTCGTTCGACGGCTCCACGCGAATGCGCAAAAGCAAATCGCCTCGCGCCGCGCCTCGTATCTGCCGCCCGCGTCCGCGCGCGCGCAAAGTTTCGCCGTCGTTTATGCCCGCCGGTATTTTGATTTTCATCGACTCGCCGTTGGCGTTAATCTGTCTCTCGCCGCCTAAAATCGCAACCTCGAAGGGAATGGAAAGCGCGGCGTTAATATCCGCGTCCGCGCCGCCAAAATTAAAGCCGCCGTCAAAACCGCCCGAATTTTTAAAACCGCTAAATCCGCCGAAACCGCCGCCGCCGAAAATTTTATTCAATATGTCGCCAAGATCAAAATCCGCGCCGCCTTGCGACTTGGCAAAATCGTGGAAGGATCGATTGCCGAACATCTGATCGCCAAACTGATCGTATTGCTTGCGCTTGGAGGGATCGCTAAGAATCTCGTAAGCGGCGTTGATCTCTTTGAATTTTTCCTCCGCTTCGCTCTCTTTGTTGATGTCGGGGTGGTATTTACGCGCCAAGCGGCGATAGGCTTTTTTGATCTCCTCGTCGCTCGCGCCCTGTTCCACGCCCAGCGTTTCGTATAAACTTTTACCAGACATAATAATATCCTCTTGCTTTTTGAGCGGCAATTATAACAAAAAGTTGAGCGCGTATCAATCAAGTTTGTTTAGCGCCGATTGACAAAACAAGGGCGCAAACGCGCTAAACAAACGTTATAATGCGGTATGAGGAAAAAAATTTCAAACGCGATTGAATGGGCGCAAAGGTTAGCGGAGCGCAAAGAGGCAAGTCAAAAAGAGCTAGAGCGTCTTGATCGGCGCATAGCCTATTTTCAAAACGAGAGGTTTGTTCATCTGATAACAACCGCTTTTGTAGGTCTAACGGCTATGATAAGCCTCGTCGTTTTTATAACGCTCGCCAACTATTTTACCTTCGCCTTGCTCGCGGCGCTTACGACGCTGTTTAGCGCCTACGTTCTGCACTACTACGTTTTGGAAAACGGCGTTCAGAAGCTGTGCGATCTCGCCGACAAACTGCTCGAATAGCAAATGACGGTTTGGGTCGATCTCGTCGTTTGCGGCAAACGCGATTTTGTCGGTTAAGCGTCGAGGCTTTCGCCGAAGCGCCCCATTTTCATCAGTTTTTCGTAACGCGCCGCTAAGCGTTCGGACTTATCCAGCCTTGCTAACGCCGCCGCGTTTTCTAAAAAATAGCGTTTGATCGCTTCCGCCGCGCCTTTTTTGTCGCGGTGCGCGCCCACGATCGGCTCGGCGATAATATCGTCGATCAATCCGTAGCCAAGCAGAGCGTCCGGGGTAATTTTGAGCGCCTTTGTCGCCGCTTCCGCCTTTTCGGGATCGTTCCACAAAATCGCCGCGCATCCTTCGGGCGAGATGACGCTGAAAATCGAATAGCTAAGCATCGCCAGACGATCCGCCACGCCAATCGCCAAAGCGCCGCCGCTACCGCCCTCGCCTATTACGACGCTGATCGTAATCGTATCGACGTCGCTTAACTCGTAAAGATTTCTAGCGATCGCCTCGCTCTGTCCGCGCTCCTCCGCGCCCACGCCCGGATAGGCGCCCGGAGTGTCGATCAGCATTAAAATAGGCAGATCAAACTTCTCGGCAAAACGCGCCGCTCTTAGCGCCTTGCGATAACCTTCTGGGTGCGGCATGCCGAAATTGCGGGCGATCTTGGTTTTTGTGCCGCGCCCTTTTTCCTCGCCGATCGCCACGCACGCTACGCCGTCGATCTCGCCTACGAAACAGACGATCGCCGAATCGTCCTTGAAATGGCGATCGCCGTGAATCTCGTGAGCGTCGTCCATTATTAGTTTGATGTAATCGAGCGCGTAAGGGCGATCCTGATGGCGGGCGAGCTGAAGTTTTTGGTAGTCGCTAAGGTTGCCGTAGGCTTTTGAGATAGCCTTTTGCAGGTCTTTTTCAAAACCCGCGATCAATCTTTCGTCGTTGCGGATTTTGGCAAGCTCTAGCTCCTCCTCGATCGGTTTAAGCGGTTTTTCAAACTCCAGATAAAAAGGCAAAAATTAAACCTTTTTGAAAATAATCGCGCCGTTTGTGCCGCCAAACCCGAAATTGTTGCTCATTACGGCGTCAATCTTCGCGCTTCTAGCTACGTTTGGAATATAGTCCAAATCCAGATTATGCTCTACGTCGCGGTTTTCAAAGTTAATTGTGGGCGGTAAAACGCCTTTTTCCAACGCGCTGATCGCAATCGTAGCCTCTATGCCTCCCGCGCCGCCCAAGCAATGCCCCGTAGCGCCCTTGGTGGAGCTAACCGGAGGCACGTCGCCGTTAAACGCTTTTTTGAGCGCAAGCGTCTCGTACCAGTCGTTATATACGGTGCTAGTGCCGTGCGCGTTGATATAGCCAATTTTAACGCCGGGCGCGTTCTTCTCCGCCATTTTAAGCGCGGCGCGCATAGCGCGATAGGCGCCTTCGCCTTCGGGCGCGGGGGTGGTTATATGGTTGGCGTCGCCGCTTTCGCCAAAACCGATCATCTCGGCGTATATCTTAGCGCCGCGCCTTTTGGCGCGTTCATACTCCTCTAGCACGAGCGCGCCGCCGCCTTCGCCCATTACAAAGCCGTCGCGATCGCGATCAAAGGGGCGCGAGGCGCGTTGCGGATCGTCGTTGCGAGTGGAAAGCGCGCGCATAGCGGCAAAACCTCCCACGCCCACTTCGCAGATCGCCGCTTCCGCCGCGATAGCGAGCATAACGTCCGCGCCGTCGAGCGCGATTGTCTTATAGGCTTCGCTGATCGCGTGCATACCGGCGGTGCAAGCGGTTACGCAGGCTAAGTTGGGACCTTTGAGATTATGCGCGATACTGACGAAACCGCCTAACATATTGGCGAGCGCGCTTGGAATAAAAAAGGGCGATATGCGTTTCGGTCCTCTTTCGCCGCATAGAATCGACTGCTCCTCGATACGGGGCAA
Coding sequences within it:
- a CDS encoding J domain-containing protein, with protein sequence MSGKSLYETLGVEQGASDEEIKKAYRRLARKYHPDINKESEAEEKFKEINAAYEILSDPSKRKQYDQFGDQMFGNRSFHDFAKSQGGADFDLGDILNKIFGGGGFGGFSGFKNSGGFDGGFNFGGADADINAALSIPFEVAILGGERQINANGESMKIKIPAGINDGETLRARGRGRQIRGAARGDLLLRIRVEPSNEYTRNGDDLTKTIYVPLKTAIFGGKIGVKTLDREVSLKIPAGTKGGQKFRVREAGAINRKSGARGDLYLIAQALIPNADQLDSSLLKIMQEKLPE
- the accA gene encoding acetyl-CoA carboxylase carboxyl transferase subunit alpha, with protein sequence MPFYLEFEKPLKPIEEELELAKIRNDERLIAGFEKDLQKAISKAYGNLSDYQKLQLARHQDRPYALDYIKLIMDDAHEIHGDRHFKDDSAIVCFVGEIDGVACVAIGEEKGRGTKTKIARNFGMPHPEGYRKALRAARFAEKFDLPILMLIDTPGAYPGVGAEERGQSEAIARNLYELSDVDTITISVVIGEGGSGGALAIGVADRLAMLSYSIFSVISPEGCAAILWNDPEKAEAATKALKITPDALLGYGLIDDIIAEPIVGAHRDKKGAAEAIKRYFLENAAALARLDKSERLAARYEKLMKMGRFGESLDA
- the purH gene encoding bifunctional phosphoribosylaminoimidazolecarboxamide formyltransferase/IMP cyclohydrolase, whose translation is MAKKALISVSDKSGAAAFAEALVANGYDIISTGGTLKALLASGIKAIEAGDLTGYGELFGGRVKTLHPIIHGGILFRRDDEADRLQAAQKALEPIDLVCVNLYPFKETIDRTDDFDEIIENIDIGGPALIRSAAKNFKSVIVVTDPSDYEAVAAAIANKKDDYEFRAALMIKAYERVAWYDAVISGYMSARFGKTPNYAAIGGTLVSPLRYGENPHQKGFLYQFDDFYSRDFKVLQGEASFNNLTDISAAIKIARAFDESAICIVKHGNPCGFSLREDLCEAWDEALRCDSLSAFGGVVAINGGIDKRLAEKISRMFIEAIAAPSFSDDALKVFAAKKRLKLFKVGSGDRLPNLRDKTDFKHILGGFVLQDCDEASVAEINAAKVVTRVKPSEAQKADLRVAWIIAALTKSNCVAYVKDRTLVAIGMGMTSRVDTAIAALRKAEATKCDVNGSAMASEAFFPFRDSIDAASAGGAAAIAQPGGSARDQEVIDAANEHNIAMIFTGVRHFLH
- a CDS encoding helix-turn-helix transcriptional regulator; this translates as MHSYEEPVYMISVVARALEVHPQTLRQYEREGLILPGRSGGKVRLYSQRDIDEIRFVLSLTRDMGVNLAGVDIALKLKRRIAQMQKEIDNLKARLANVNENGLTPPDKQIVPAPQRRITIVDLD
- a CDS encoding CapA family protein; the protein is MRITKAFLTLALAAILSACGATMKVDPKVSAPAKTIVIAAVGDIMLGTDYPDESALPPDDGRGIFEQVASILRSADITIGNLESALTDGGKSDKCKREAPRCFTFRTPTRYAARLKEAGFDAMNLANNHNNDFGALGAKNSRLALDEQNISHTGSIGDIARLVVNDLNISIIGFAPNSRYQHDINDLNLTRKLVAEEKQSADLAIAFFHGGAEGGDKIHVIQGSEFHSGENRGDLIAFSRAAIDAGADLVIGSGPHVPRGLEIYKSRLIAYSLGNFATWEMMNLSGFRALSPILEVTLKDDGTFVKGKIYSTIQIKPGAPRIDPTNAAFNLMRDLSIEDFGENAPAFGENGEFLPPTIEEQTQNK
- a CDS encoding tetratricopeptide repeat protein — translated: MRSLIYAAALCSFLSAQSADEWFKEGSKAFDRGDYAKAIESYSLAIETDPKHLNAYLNRANAYYYIGEYNASIADNDVVVKIDPKNASAFKSRGVARFALGEYNASIADFTRAIAIDPNFDYAYQYRARAYIETGETNKAAKDAAAACDLGNCDLEQLLSAKGLLGD
- a CDS encoding SHOCT domain-containing protein encodes the protein MTNDIRRFGEFQKAKAIGEKGNALNDAIVQAAALSLITNQTREENKSDIGAKLKKLKELFENGLIDEGEYKAKKADLLSEFNA
- a CDS encoding beta-ketoacyl-ACP synthase II; the encoded protein is MRRVVVTGLGMISALGGDRASSFDAIAEGKCGVNTITLFDPSRLSVTFAAEVKNFDPAEVMDPKEVKKADRFIQLGLKCAKEAIADCDLLIDEELSERFGVSAAAGIGGLPRIEEQSILCGERGPKRISPFFIPSALANMLGGFVSIAHNLKGPNLACVTACTAGMHAISEAYKTIALDGADVMLAIAAEAAICEVGVGGFAAMRALSTRNDDPQRASRPFDRDRDGFVMGEGGGALVLEEYERAKRRGAKIYAEMIGFGESGDANHITTPAPEGEGAYRAMRAALKMAEKNAPGVKIGYINAHGTSTVYNDWYETLALKKAFNGDVPPVSSTKGATGHCLGGAGGIEATIAISALEKGVLPPTINFENRDVEHNLDLDYIPNVARSAKIDAVMSNNFGFGGTNGAIIFKKV